The nucleotide sequence AGCCCCTCCGTCGCCGCGAGCGAGAGCAGCTCGCCGAGGAAGGCAACGAGCAGCGTCTCGCCGTCCCCGGCCGCGGCCTCGATCCGCAGCGCGCGCGTCCCGGCGCCGGCCGCGAGGTCGGCCGCCGCCCGCTCGACGTCGAACGCGACGTCGGAGAGGGCGAGCGCCGCGCGCTCGAAGAGGAGCGCGCGGTCCGGCGCGCGGACGAGCAGCCCGACGTCCGCCGTGTGCTCGAGCAGTTCGTAGGCCGGACGGCCGCGGGTCAACGGCCGCCCCGCGGCCGATGGCGTCCCGGACGCCCCGCGCCCTTCTTCGCTCCCTGCGGCCCCGTCTTCGCCGGGCCCGGCGCCATCTTCGCAGCGCCCGTCCCGGTCTTCGCCGCGCTCGGCCGCTTCGTCGCCGTCCGCGGCCCCGTCTTCGGGGCCGGCGCCTTCGTCGCCGCCGCGCCCTTCGCGCCGCGGCCGCGCCCCTCCCCGCCCGTCTTGCGCGCCGCCGCCTTGCGCCCGCCGCGCCGCGCGCCGCGCGGGCCGGCGGCGATCGTCGGCGTCACCGGCGCGAAGTCGATCATGTGCGCCAGCGCGTCCACGCGGTCCACCCGGACGTCGATCTCCATCCCGAGGCGGAAGACCCGCCCCGTCTCCGCGCCGCGCAGCACGAGCTTCTTCGGGTCGAAGCGGAACTCCTCGTCGCCGAGGCGCGAGACGTGGAGCAGCCCTTCGACGGCCGGCTCGGCCAAGGCGACCATCACGCCGTACGCCGCGACCTCGACGATCCGCCCCTTGAACTCGTCCCCCAGCCGGTCGGCCATGAACGAGGCGATCTTCCAGGCCACCGCCTCGCGCTCCGCCGACTCCGCCTCGCGCTCGAGCCGCGAGCACTCGCGGGCCAGCTCCGGCATCCGCGCCGCGCGGTCCTCGCGCTCCCCCGGCGTCTCCGGCGTCTTCTCCAGCAGCCGGCGCAGCGAGCGGTGGGCGACGAGGTCGGGGTAGCGGCGGATCGGCGAGGTGAAGTGGAGGTAGCGGCGCAGGGCGAGGCCGAAGTGGCCGAGGCACTCCTCGTCGTAGCGCGCGAGGGCCATCGCCCGCAGCGCGAGCCGCACCACGAACGGCTCCTCGGGCCGTCCCTTGGCCCGCTCGACGACCTCGGCGAAGTGCCGCGGCTCGATCTCCGTGTAC is from bacterium and encodes:
- a CDS encoding archease, producing MTRGRPAYELLEHTADVGLLVRAPDRALLFERAALALSDVAFDVERAAADLAAGAGTRALRIEAAAGDGETLLVAFLGELLSLAATEGLAVAEVEVTSLGAASVAAVARGVPLDPARHGFKTEVKAVTYHELLVSEDRDGWTARVLLDL